The following proteins are co-located in the Hevea brasiliensis isolate MT/VB/25A 57/8 chromosome 11, ASM3005281v1, whole genome shotgun sequence genome:
- the LOC110653979 gene encoding protein SMALL AUXIN UP-REGULATED RNA 51 → MDSTKSNKIREIVRLQQILKKWRKLATSSNPTTTTTNNGSSKSIKFLKRTLSLSETTSGNAVPKGYLAVCVGEELRRFIIPTEYLGHRAFHLLLREAEEEFGFQQTGVLRIPCEVAVFESILNLVEEKKDVSFMQECAGLGHCSSKTQQTPSHHPQSPMCR, encoded by the coding sequence ATGGATTCCACGAAGTCTAACAAGATCAGAGAAATCGTTAGGCTTCAACAGATCCTAAAGAAGTGGAGAAAGTTGGCAACCTCATCCAaccccaccaccaccaccaccaacaaTGGCAGCAGCAAAAGCATTAAGTTCCTGAAACGGACGCTCTCTCTATCGGAGACAACCTCGGGCAATGCCGTCCCAAAAGGCTACCTAGCCGTTTGCGTTGGCGAAGAGCTCAGGAGATTCATAATCCCGACAGAGTATTTGGGTCACCGTGCATTTCACTTGTTATTAAGAGAAGCAGAAGAAGAATTTGGGTTTCAGCAGACGGGCGTTCTCAGAATTCCTTGTGAAGTCGCAGTTTTTGAAAGTATCTTGAACCTGGTGGAAGAAAAGAAAGATGTGAGCTTCATGCAGGAATGTGCAGGGTTGGGACATTGTTCGTCCAAAACCCAGCAAACTCCATCTCACCATCCTCAAAGCCCCATGTGCAGATAG